From Rutidosis leptorrhynchoides isolate AG116_Rl617_1_P2 chromosome 3, CSIRO_AGI_Rlap_v1, whole genome shotgun sequence, a single genomic window includes:
- the LOC139896965 gene encoding F-box/FBD/LRR-repeat protein At1g13570-like — MKTQCRNSDIISSLPQNIIDTILSLMPLQDALRTSILSKRWRYCWMTMPKLVFDLSLVHEIFDHHEHLVKSKIVDAIFHVLLLHNGPTILKFQIFIPELGMVTEFDQIILYISRKLNVKELIIDIPNTSYKLPASFFSLQGLESLGLTNCYFQPPVTFNGFNKLRSLLFDNVQLSAKALHQLLSNCPLLEDITLLYLGAGCMPNKLPTWLHLRYVCLHLCPKEQDSISSALCIIRSSPNIEKLILQMYDNRRLPIQESSMKFVDLQDGSSFTLARLKHLEIVSFSNNAFEMEFVKLIMAKSPVLKIARIEVNVRVSVDEELKILRDMIRHPLPRASPSVDLIVERQKTSS, encoded by the exons ATGAAAACTCAATGCCGAAATTCGGATATAATCAGTTCCCTTCCTCAAAACATAATCGATACTATTTTAAGTCTTATGCCACTCCAAGATGCATTGAGAACCAGCATTTTATCAAAGAGATGGAGGTATTGTTGGATGACTATGCCCAAACTTGTATTTGATCTCAGCCTGGTTCATGAGATATTTGATCACCATGAACATTTGGTGAAATCTAAGATTGTCGATGCGATCTTTCATGTTTTGTTACTACACAATGGTCCGACGATACTAAAGTTTCAGATTTTTATCCCTGAATTGGGCATGGTAACCGAGTTTGACCAGATCATACTTTATATTTCAAGGAAACTTAATGTGAAAGAGTTGATCATTGATATTCCTAACACCTCCTACAAACTACCTGCTTCTTTCTTTTCCTTGCAAGGATTAGAATCTTTAGGCTTAACAAATTGTTATTTTCAACCTCCGGTGACATTTAACGGATTTAATAAGTTGAGGAGCTTATTGTTTGATAATGTTCAGCTTTCTGCTAAAGCGCTTCACCAATTGCTCTCGAATTGTCCATTACTTGAAGATATCactttgctg TATTTGGGTGCAGGTTGTATGCCAAATAAGCTTCCGACTTGGCTTCACCTCAGATATGTTTGTTTGCATTTGTGCCCAAAGGAACAAGATTCCATTTCATCTGCCCTTTGCATAATCAGGAGCTCCCCAAATATAGAGAAACTTATATTGCAG ATGTATGATAACAGAAGGTTGCCAATTCAAGAAAGTTCTATGAAGTTTGTTGATCTCCAAGATGGCTCGAGTTTCACCTTAGCCCGTCTTAAGCATCTTGAAATAGTAAGTTTTAGTAACAATGCGTTTGAGATGGAATTTGTGAAACTGATCATGGCTAAATCGCCTGTACTAAAGATAGCACGAATTGAGGTTAATGTCAGAGTTTCTGTTGACGAAGAACTGAAGATTCTTAGGGATATGATTCGGCATCCATTACCACGTGCATCACCTTCGGTAGATTTAATTGTTGAACGCCAAAAAACTTCTTCGTGA
- the LOC139900570 gene encoding uncharacterized protein, which yields MGKSSAGKNPKKSQQTTSKVLRNRTVGVDEKVVESESTDSSDCDAATSKKNDGSKGNDGSLIGLRDDPVPLEDSSNPKEERDMPANHDSSKDNTVAEENIDEDIVSVHSEDSWDEKYGRDASHDCAASPVKAVHGSNIKVPATQEQTQEQPKEQAKKVLYSDIVSDAKVPRKVNFRFIEPISNLDDGVDVAIPLSSVREATERYSHTLYGYFLGKRVAFPVVHNYVMNVWRKYGIEKIMMNSKGFFFFKFSSKQGMMDVMENGPWIIRTIPIILNQWTPSVSLTKEDLTRVPVWVKLHDVPLSGFTEDGLSCIASSIGQPLMLDSYTSTMCMESWGRPNYARALIEIQANKEMKETLVVATPSLMEDGITKGTTKDVVKVEYEWKPPRCPYCEVFGHTKAGCPKAIPVKEPQKQDEDGFVQVNKRYNKGVIIGKKRSNGSVMGFNKPKLVYRPVRKESNSQKEGEKQKASTSGTKKVVNNMFGALNDLDPNEEYDLNIPHVKAKRNGQVVGTLVDEESDVEEETNANKKRSEGASTPVAESRAASHKLQSICNNVCNTWDWTSNANKCSGGTRIILGWNPLLVQLMVLAMTDQVIHCQIRMVHNGSHVFASFVYADNYYVQRRKLWRDLQMHHGFVNDNPWVILGDFNASVSIDESTASGSCMTLAMREFKECLDNIQVDDVNNMGMQFTWNQKPNATTGILKKIDRVLVNDGFLSIYPNAYAIFQPYRKSDHSPSILKIPSLLPVKPKMFRFSNYVADQEGFKQCVVDGWGVIVEGHAMFQVVKRLRYMKKTIRKLMWTKGNIHATVCRLREELDKLQIELDRDPFSLPIREAEANKLKEFNDALWDEERFLKQKAKVQWLKVGDSNSKYFHKVIKCKANRSRINAITNNDGVVVEGAAVAEVFVQHYMEFLGASQPCDQIVNSQSIFVNKLSSEQALHMIRQVTDEEVKAAMFDIGDDKAPGPDGYSSVFFKKSWDIVGHDICKAVKDFFKNGHLLTEINHTILALLPKVETPRLVNDYRPISCCNVLYKCISKIITTRIKGCLDCIVSDNQAAFVPGRRITDNILITQEIVKNYHLNRGVPRCAFKVDIQKAYDTVDWGFLKHILHCYGFHKTMIKWIMKCVSTTSFSISINGEIHGFFKGRRGLRQGDPMSPYLFTLVMECLTLMIKRNIREADSFKYHPMCDQQEIVNVCFADDLFLLAHASTGSVKVISEALDEFKRCSGLVPSLPKSTAYFANVTSGVKNDVLDLMPFIEGSLPVRYLGVPLISSRLYYNDCKSLVDRVRAKISDWKNKYLSFAGRVQLISSVLSSMQGYWSSVFMLPDAIIKDIEKLMRGFLWCQGEMKKGKAKVRWKDVCLPKKEGGLGLKNLKVWNIALISYHVWCVITHKQSLWVRWIHSYRLSNQSFWEVDVPTTASYGWKKILGLREVIRPFIIHKIGRGDCTYAWHDIWSDFGHLSGLFSYREIHQAGFQRLSTVADLWVSNGWNWPTSWTSRFPMLMNIRPPDMNKEDSVFWRDNHGDLIQFSSQVAWESLRPKAPLVSWFSLIWFPQGVSRQAFIMWLLVKEKLKTQDKLKAWDVGSSRHLNDSCALCKTQQDSHDHLFFECPFSMQVWSRVQQNIPLQILSYKWREIMDLLSEVADRQVARVVVSKLLLSASVYFLWQERNARLFKSETRSPDQIFKIIFSSTRLKLMSLKFKDSLHVRNLKARWNL from the exons ATGGGAAAGAGTTCTGCTGGAAAGAATCCTAAGAAATCACAACAAACCACATCTAAGGTTTTGAGGAATCGTACCGTGGGCGTtgatgagaaagtagtagagagtgaATCGACTGACTCTAGCGATTGTGATGCAGCAACGTCGAAGAAGAATGACGGATCTAAGGGGAACGATGGAAGTCTGATCGGATTAAGGGACGATCCAGTACCTCTTGAGGATAGCTCTAATCCTAAGGAGGAAAGGGATATGCCTGCGAATCATGATTCTTCCAAAGATAATACTGTTGCTGAGGAAAATATTGATGAGGACATAGTTAGTGTTCACTCTGAGGATTCATGGGATGAGAAGTATGGCAGGGATGCGAGTCATGACTGTGCTGCGTCTCCTGTCAAGGCGGTACATGGGAGTAACATAAAGGTACCTGCTACACAGGAACAAACACAAGAACAACCAAAGGAACAAGCAAAGAAGGTATTGTATAGTGATATTGTTTCTGATGCTAAGGTCCCTAGAAAAGTTAATTTTCGATTTATTGAACCTATTAGCAACTTAGATGATGGAGTTGATGTTGCTATTCCGTTATCTTCTGTTCGGGAAGCGACAGAAAGGTATAGCCATACTTTATATGGTTATTTCTTGGGAAAAAGGGTTGCATTCCCGGTTGTTCACAACTATGTCATGAACGTTTGGAGGAAGTATGGAATTGAGAAAATAATGATGAATTCGAAAGGTTTTTTCTTTTTCAAGTTTTCTAGTAAACAAGGAATGATGGATGTTATGGAGAATGGTCCATGGATTATTCGGACAATTCCAATTATTTTGAACCAATGGACACCTTCGGTATCGCTTACAAAGGAGGATCTTACAAGAGTCCCGGTGTGGGTAAAGTTGCATGATGTGCCTTTATCGGGGTTCACGGAAGATGGGTTGAGTTGCATAGCGTCTAGTATTGGTCAACCATTAATGTTGGATTCATATACGAGTACCATGTGTATGGAATCTTGGGGGCGACCTAACTATGCGAGGGCGTTAATTGAGATCCAAGCTAACAAGGAGATGAAAGAAACTCTTGTAGTTGCGACTCCTAGTCTAATGGAGGATGGTATAACGAAAGGGACTACGAAGGATGTAGTTAAGGTTGAGTATGAATGGAAGCCACCGAGATGTCCATATTGTGAGGTATTTGGTCATACTAAAGCAGGCTGCCCTAAAGCTATTCCTGTTAAAGAACCGCAAAAACAAGATGAGGATGGTTTCGTGCAGGTGAATAAACGTTACAATAAGGGAGTGATTATCGGCAAGAAGAGAAGTAATGGTAGTGTAATGGGTTTTAATAAACCCAAGCTGGTATATCGTCCTGTTCGTAAAGAAAGTAATAGTCAGAAGGAAGGAGAGAAGCAGAAGGCAAGCACAAGTGGTACTAAAAAAGTAGTCAATAATATGTTTGGTGCTCTAAATGATTTGGACCCAAATGAGGAATATGACCTGAATATACCCCATGTAAAAGCGAAACGTAATGGCCAGGTTGTGGGAACTCTAGTCGATGAGGAGAGTGATGTAGAAGAGGAAACAAACGCCAATAAGAAGCGATCTGAGGGTGCAAGCACACCCGTTGCGGAG TCCCGTGCAGCATCGCATAAACTGCAGTCGATATGTAATAATGTTTGTAATACGTGGGATTGGACGTCGAATGCTAACAAATGTTCTGGTGGCACTCGCATTATTTTAGGGTGGAATCCGTTGTTAGTTCAGCTTATGGTTTTGGCTATGACGGATCAGGTTATTCATTGCCAGATCCGTATGGTTCATAATGGGAGTCACGTGTTTGCTTCGTTTGTTTATGCGGATAATTATTACGTGCAAAGGCGAAAGTTATGGCGGGATCTTCAGATGCATCATGGGTTTGTTAATGATAATCCTTGGGTTATTCTTGGAGACTTTAATGCTTCAGTTAGTATTGATGAATCAACTGCGAGTGGCTCGTGTATGACTCTAGCTATGCGTGAGTTCAAAGAATGCTTAGATAACATTCAAGTTGATGATGTGAATAACATGGGCATGCAATTTACGTGGAATCAAAAACCTAATGCTACAACGGGTATTTTGAAGAAAATTGACCGTGTTTTAGTCAACGATGGGTTTCTTTCTATTTACCCTAATGCTTATGCTATATTTCAGCCATATAGAAAATCGGATCATAGTCCTTCAATATTGAAAATTCCTTCCTTGTTGCCTGTTAAACCAAAAATGTTTCGATTTAGCAATTATGTAGCGGATCAGGAGGGATTTAAACAATGTGTTGTGGATGGTTGGGGTGTTATTGTGGAGGGCCACGCAATGTTTCAAGTGGTTAAGCGTTTGAGATACATGAAAAAAACCATTAGAAAACTTATGTGGACGAAAGGGAATATTCATGCAACCGTTTGCAGGCTTCGAGAGGAGTTAGACAAATTACAAATCGAGTTGGATCGTGACCCTTTTTCGTTACCTATTCGAGAAGCAGAAGCAAATAAGCTGAAAGAATTTAATGATGCTTTATGGGACGAGGAACGTTTTTTAAAACAAAAAGCTAAGGTGCAATGGTTAAAGGTTGGTGACAGCAACTCTAAATATTTTCACAAAGTGATTAAATGTAAAGCCAACAGAAGCCGAATAAATGCTATTACGAATAATGATGGGGTTGTAGTTGAGGGAGCTGCTGTTGCTGAAGTTTTTGTTCAGCACTATATGGAGTTTCTAGGTGCTTCGCAACCCTGTGATCAGATTGTAAATTCACAGTCCATTTTTGTGAATAAACTTTCGAGTGAGCAAGCGCTTCATATGATTCGTCAAGTTACAGATGAGGAAGTGAAAGCTGCTATGTTTGATATAGGAGATGACAAAGCTCCTGGTCCGGATGGGTATAGTTCTGTATTTTTCAAAAAATCATGGGATATTGTGGGTCACGATATATGCAAAGCGGTTAAAGACTTCTTTAAGAATGGTCACTTACTTACTGAAATAAATCATACCATTTTAGCTTTGCTTCCAAAGGTTGAAACTCCAAGATTGGTTAATGATTACCGCCCAATCTCATGCTGTAATGTGCTTTATAAGTGTATCAGTAAGATCATTACAACAAGGATAAAGGGGTGTTTGGATTGTATTGTGAGCGACAACCAAGCAGCTTTTGTCCCGGGTCGTCGTATCACTGATAATATTTTAATTACTCAGGAGATTGTGAAAAATTATCACCTTAATAGAGGAGTGCCCCGGTGCGCCTTCAAGGTGGATATCCAGAAAGCGTATGATACGGTGGACTGGGGATTTCTGAAACATATTCTACATTGTTATGGTTTTCATAAGACCATGATAAAATGGATAATGAAATGTGTGTCCACTACTTCGTTTTCTATTAGTATTAATGGGGAGATCCATGGATTCTTCAAAGGGAGGAGAGGGTTGCGGCAGGGAGACCCAATGTCCCCTTATTTGTTTACATTGGTGATGGAATGTCTGACTCTGATGATAAAGAGAAATATTCGTGAAGCCGATTCTTTCAAATACCACCCTATGTGTGATCAACAGGAGATTGTGAATGTGTGCTTTGCTGATGATTTATTTTTATTGGCTCATGCTAGTACAGGTTCGGTGAAGGTTATCTCAGAAGCCTTGGATGAATTTAAAAGATGCTCTGGTTTGGTTCCGAGTCTTCCCAAGAGTACAGCCTACTTTGCTAATGTTACTTCAGGGGTAAAGAATGATGTGCTTGATTTGATGCCATTTATTGAAGGTTCTCTTCCGGTCAGATACCTAGGTGTGCCGTTGATCTCTTCTCGGTTATATTATAATGATTGTAAATCCTTGGTCGATCGGGTAAGAGCTAAGATTAGTGACTGGAAGAATAAATACTTATCTTTCGCCGGAAGAGTTCAGTTGATTTCGTCGGTGTTGTCCTCCATGCAAGGTTACTGGTCCTCTGTTTTTATGTTACCGGATGCCATTATAAAGGATATCGAAAAGCTTATGCGTGGTTTTTTGTGGTGTCAAGGAGAGATGAAAAAGGGTAAGGCTAAGGTTAGATGGAAAGATGTTTGTCTCCCAAAGAAGGAAGGAGGTTTGGGTCTAAAAAATTTGAAAGTTTGGAATATTGCGCTTATTTCGTATCATGTGTGGTGTGTAATCACACATAAACAATCTTTGTGGGTTCGTTGGATCCACTCATATAGGCTTTCAAACCAGAGTTTTTGGGAGGTCGATGTTCCAACAACAGCTAGTTACGGGTGGAAGAAAATTTTGGGTCTGAGAGAGGTGATCCGTCCTTTTATCATTCATAAGATTGGTAGAGGGGATTGTACTTATGCTTGGCATGATATTTGGAGTGACTTTGGTCACCTAAGTGGGTTGTTTTCTTATAGAGAAATTCATCAAGCAGGTTTCCAGAGGTTGTCTACTGTTGCGGATTTGTGGGTGTCAAATGGTTGGAATTGGCCAACTTCTTGGACCAGTCGTTTCCCGATGCTAATGAATATCCGTCCGCCTGATATGAATAAAGAGGATTCTGTGTTTTGGAGAGACAATCATGGAGATTTGATTCAGTTTTCTTCTCAGGTGGCATGGGAATCTTTACGCCCCAAAGCCCCGTTGGTTTCATGGTTTTCTCTTATTTGGTTTCCCCAAGGAGTTTCTCGTCAGGCTTTCATCATGTGGCTTCTTGTTAAAGAAAAGTTGAAGACTCAGGATAAGCTAAAAGCTTGGGATGTTGGGTCGTCGAGGCATTTGAATGATTCATGTGCATTATGCAAAACTCAGCAGGATTCCCATGATCATTTATTCTTCGAATGCCCGTTTTCTATGCAGGTCTGGAGCCGAGTTCAACAAAATATTCCATTGCAGATTTTGAGCTATAAGTGGCGTGAAATTATGGATCTGTTAAGCGAAGTGGCTGATAGACAAGTGGCTCGAGTGGTTGTTTCGAAACTCCTGTTGTCCGCTTCAGTTTATTTCTTATGGCAGGAAAGGAATGCAAGGTTGTTCAAGTCAGAAACAAGGAGTCCAGATCAGATTTTCAAGATTATATTCTCGTCTACGAGGCTCAAGTTAATGTCCTTAAAGTTTAAGGACTCGCTCCATGTCCGTAATTTAAAAGCTAGATGGAATCTCTAA